The following coding sequences lie in one Desulfonatronum thiodismutans genomic window:
- a CDS encoding TAXI family TRAP transporter solute-binding subunit gives MMKSKLKIVLTGLALLALCIGTSPASAQRSTFLAFGGGPTGGTFNYFANGIAIYLSRALPNVEISSEGSGGSGENLRRLHAGQVDFGIVYSGDAYLGRAGQLPNDDRQYTNVRTMGYLYGAPAQLVVRGDAGITSAKDLVGKRVAVGNAGSGAALAAERFFRHMELWDDISPQFLGYSPAASAFRDGKIDAFWVLVGYPNASIIEAATQDNIALVNLHHDAEESGFYDAFPFYAKVEIPADTYRGQGEPVVTFQDSTFWMTNAGVSDDIVYESLKIIYSPEGLQHMVTAHAAAREMSVQGALTGASVALHPGAYKFWTEQGLTIPDELKP, from the coding sequence ATGATGAAGTCGAAATTGAAGATCGTCCTGACGGGACTGGCGCTGTTGGCCCTGTGCATCGGAACCTCCCCCGCCTCGGCCCAACGCAGCACCTTTCTGGCCTTCGGCGGTGGGCCCACCGGAGGCACGTTCAACTACTTCGCCAACGGCATAGCCATTTATCTCTCCAGGGCCTTGCCCAACGTGGAAATTTCCTCCGAAGGCTCCGGCGGTTCCGGTGAAAACCTCCGCCGCCTGCATGCCGGTCAGGTGGACTTCGGCATCGTCTACTCCGGGGACGCCTATCTCGGCCGGGCCGGACAACTGCCTAACGACGACCGCCAGTACACCAACGTGAGGACCATGGGCTATTTGTACGGCGCTCCGGCCCAGTTGGTCGTGCGCGGGGATGCCGGGATCACCTCGGCCAAAGACCTGGTCGGCAAGCGCGTCGCCGTGGGCAACGCCGGTTCCGGCGCGGCCCTGGCCGCGGAGCGCTTTTTCCGCCACATGGAACTCTGGGACGACATCAGCCCGCAGTTCCTGGGCTATTCACCGGCAGCCTCGGCGTTCCGGGATGGCAAGATCGACGCCTTCTGGGTCCTCGTCGGCTACCCCAATGCCTCCATCATCGAAGCCGCGACCCAGGACAACATCGCCCTCGTTAACCTGCACCACGACGCCGAGGAAAGCGGTTTTTACGACGCCTTCCCCTTCTACGCCAAGGTCGAAATTCCAGCGGACACCTACCGCGGCCAAGGCGAGCCCGTTGTGACCTTTCAGGATTCCACCTTCTGGATGACCAACGCCGGCGTCAGCGACGACATCGTCTACGAGTCCCTGAAGATCATTTACTCTCCGGAAGGCTTGCAGCACATGGTCACGGCCCATGCCGCGGCCCGGGAAATGTCCGTCCAGGGCGCCCTGACCGGCGCTTCCGTTGCCCTGCATCCCGGGGCTTACAAGTTCTGGACCGAGCAGGGCCTGACCATTCCCGACGAACTTAAGCCCTAA